A portion of the Chondrinema litorale genome contains these proteins:
- a CDS encoding phosphosulfolactate synthase, protein MNFHLDKVPERTPKPRNSGFTMVMDKGLSLREAENLVETSGEYIDIIKLGWATSYVYPKLSEKLEIYRNAGIPVYFGGTLFEAFIIRNQFEDFRKLLDKYDMTFTEVSDGSIDLSHTEKCEYINVLSKQVTVLSEVGSKDAEKIIPPYKWIELMQKEMDAGAWKVIGEAREGGNVGLFRATGEVRSGLVDEILTKIPFEKIIWEAPLKEQQVWFVKLLGANVNLGNIAPNEVIPLETIRLGLRGDTFNHFLKDL, encoded by the coding sequence ATGAATTTTCATTTAGATAAAGTTCCGGAAAGAACCCCAAAACCAAGAAATTCAGGTTTTACAATGGTAATGGATAAAGGTTTGTCTTTGAGGGAAGCGGAAAATCTTGTGGAAACTTCAGGCGAGTACATTGATATTATTAAGCTTGGTTGGGCTACATCTTATGTGTATCCTAAACTAAGTGAAAAATTAGAAATATATAGGAATGCCGGTATTCCTGTTTATTTTGGAGGTACACTGTTTGAAGCTTTTATTATAAGAAATCAGTTCGAAGATTTTAGGAAATTATTGGATAAGTACGATATGACTTTTACAGAAGTATCGGATGGTTCAATAGATTTATCCCACACAGAAAAGTGCGAATACATTAATGTTTTGTCAAAGCAAGTTACTGTCTTGTCTGAAGTTGGTTCTAAAGATGCTGAGAAAATCATTCCACCATATAAGTGGATAGAACTTATGCAAAAAGAGATGGATGCTGGAGCCTGGAAAGTAATAGGCGAAGCTAGAGAGGGAGGAAACGTTGGCTTATTTAGAGCTACAGGAGAAGTAAGGTCTGGCTTAGTTGATGAAATATTAACTAAAATTCCTTTTGAAAAAATAATCTGGGAAGCTCCTTTAAAAGAGCAACAAGTTTGGTTTGTGAAGTTACTCGGTGCTAATGTTAATTTAGGTAACATAGCTCCAAATGAAGTAATACCATTAGAAACTATAAGACTTGGTTTAAGAGGAGATACTTTTAACCATTTTTTGAAAGATTTATAG
- a CDS encoding DUF2911 domain-containing protein has translation MKKIIQFYALSLISLSVIFSSCSKTETTTASSDENSDTTTAVAEEPAKEEIPSPLKKVSGEVDGVQVNMQYGSPGVKERNIWGDLVPYNEVWRTGANEATWIEFDKDVTIAGQKIPKGKYGLFTIPAESEWTVILNKVWDQWGAYDYDEKEDLARFNVVPQKSGSAKERMEFSVDDDVTFAWENLTFSFDIEPATEG, from the coding sequence ATGAAGAAGATCATTCAATTTTATGCCTTATCTTTAATCAGTTTATCTGTTATATTTTCATCTTGTTCAAAAACTGAAACTACTACTGCATCTTCTGACGAAAACTCAGATACAACCACTGCAGTAGCTGAGGAACCTGCTAAAGAAGAAATTCCTAGCCCTTTGAAAAAGGTTTCAGGTGAAGTTGATGGAGTTCAGGTAAATATGCAATATGGTTCACCAGGAGTTAAAGAGAGAAATATATGGGGAGATTTAGTGCCTTATAACGAAGTTTGGAGAACCGGAGCTAACGAAGCAACTTGGATCGAATTTGATAAAGATGTAACTATTGCCGGACAAAAAATCCCTAAAGGTAAATATGGACTGTTTACTATTCCAGCAGAATCAGAATGGACTGTTATTCTGAATAAAGTTTGGGATCAGTGGGGTGCATATGATTACGATGAAAAAGAGGATTTAGCTAGATTTAATGTAGTACCTCAAAAGTCTGGCTCAGCAAAAGAAAGAATGGAATTTTCTGTTGATGATGATGTTACTTTTGCTTGGGAAAATTTAACTTTCTCTTTTGATATCGAACCTGCAACTGAAGGATAA
- a CDS encoding transketolase family protein produces MDNSIVNKAADNIRILSAAMVEKAGSGHPGGAMGGADFINILFSEFLVFDPKNPHWPNRDRFFLDPGHMSPMLYSSLSLLGDYSMEELENFRQWGSPTPGHPEKDVERRVENTSGPLGQGHTFAVGAAIAERFLVERFGEWMAHKTFAYISDGGVQEEISQGAGRTAGFLGLGNLTMFFDSNDIQLSSETKDVENEDTAAKYEAWGWHTITIDGNDADAIRAALKECIAETDKPSLIIGKTTMGKGAVTESGESFERKVSTHGQPLGAAGASLGKTIAHLGGDPENPFQIFPEVADYYKEVMAKNEKIVAEKKAVEEKWASENPELSEKLKTFLSGKAPDIDYASIIQKENIATRASSSAVLAHFADHVENMIVSSADLSNSDKTDGFLKKTTSFKKGDFSGAFLQAGVSELTMAAIANGLALHGGVIPVVGTFFVFSDYMKPAFRLAALMELPVKYVWTHDAFRVGEDGPTHQPIEQEAQVRLLEHLKNHSGNNSFLVLRPADAPETTVSWKMAMENTNSPTGLILSRQNIVNLPSVDKSRVEASKEAEKGAYIVEAVEGTPDIVFVASGSEVATLVEGAEILRKEHNLKVQIVSAPSEGLFRNQSIAYQKEVIPDNVPVFGLTAGLPVTLKGLVGPIGEVFGLGHFGYSAPYKVLDEKFGYTDKNVVEKALAYLETFK; encoded by the coding sequence ATGGATAATTCAATAGTAAATAAAGCGGCAGACAATATCAGAATTCTCTCAGCAGCGATGGTGGAGAAAGCAGGTTCCGGGCACCCAGGTGGCGCTATGGGAGGAGCAGACTTTATAAATATACTTTTCTCTGAGTTTTTGGTATTTGACCCTAAGAATCCTCACTGGCCTAACAGAGACAGATTTTTCTTAGATCCAGGACATATGTCTCCAATGTTGTACTCTTCACTTTCTTTATTAGGTGATTACAGCATGGAAGAACTTGAAAACTTTAGACAATGGGGAAGCCCAACTCCTGGTCACCCAGAAAAAGATGTTGAAAGAAGAGTTGAAAACACTTCAGGTCCATTAGGACAAGGACATACATTTGCAGTAGGAGCTGCAATTGCAGAGCGTTTTCTTGTAGAGCGTTTTGGTGAGTGGATGGCTCACAAAACATTTGCTTATATTTCTGATGGTGGTGTACAAGAAGAAATTTCTCAAGGTGCTGGTAGAACGGCTGGTTTCCTTGGTCTTGGCAACCTAACTATGTTCTTCGATTCAAACGACATTCAGCTTTCTTCTGAAACTAAAGATGTTGAAAACGAAGATACAGCAGCAAAATACGAAGCATGGGGATGGCATACGATCACTATAGATGGTAATGATGCTGATGCAATTAGAGCGGCATTAAAAGAATGTATAGCAGAAACTGACAAACCTTCTCTTATTATTGGTAAAACTACCATGGGTAAAGGTGCAGTTACTGAAAGTGGCGAATCTTTTGAAAGAAAAGTTTCTACTCATGGACAGCCTTTAGGTGCAGCAGGTGCTTCTCTTGGTAAAACTATTGCACATCTTGGTGGAGATCCTGAAAACCCATTCCAAATCTTTCCTGAAGTAGCAGATTACTACAAAGAAGTAATGGCTAAAAATGAGAAGATTGTAGCTGAGAAAAAAGCAGTGGAAGAGAAATGGGCAAGCGAGAACCCTGAGTTAAGCGAGAAGCTTAAAACTTTCCTTTCTGGTAAAGCTCCAGATATAGATTACGCCAGCATCATACAAAAAGAGAATATTGCAACTAGAGCATCTTCTTCAGCTGTTTTAGCGCACTTTGCAGATCATGTTGAAAATATGATTGTTTCTTCTGCAGATCTTTCTAACAGTGATAAAACTGATGGTTTCTTAAAGAAAACAACTTCATTTAAAAAAGGAGATTTCTCAGGTGCTTTCTTGCAAGCTGGTGTTTCTGAGTTAACTATGGCAGCAATTGCAAATGGTTTAGCGCTGCATGGTGGTGTTATTCCAGTTGTTGGTACTTTCTTCGTATTCTCAGATTACATGAAACCAGCATTTAGATTAGCAGCACTTATGGAATTGCCTGTTAAGTATGTTTGGACTCATGATGCATTTAGAGTTGGAGAAGATGGACCTACTCACCAACCTATTGAACAAGAAGCACAAGTTAGACTTCTAGAACACCTTAAAAACCACTCTGGTAATAATAGTTTCTTAGTTTTAAGACCAGCAGATGCTCCAGAAACTACAGTTTCATGGAAAATGGCAATGGAAAACACCAACTCTCCAACAGGTCTTATTCTTTCTAGACAAAACATTGTAAACCTTCCATCTGTTGATAAGTCAAGAGTTGAAGCTTCTAAAGAAGCTGAAAAAGGTGCTTACATTGTCGAAGCTGTTGAAGGAACTCCAGATATTGTATTTGTAGCAAGTGGTTCTGAAGTTGCAACTTTAGTAGAAGGTGCAGAAATTTTAAGAAAAGAGCATAATCTTAAAGTGCAAATTGTTTCTGCTCCATCAGAAGGGTTGTTCAGAAATCAAAGTATAGCTTATCAGAAGGAAGTTATTCCTGATAATGTTCCTGTATTCGGTTTAACTGCTGGTCTGCCTGTAACATTGAAAGGCTTAGTAGGACCTATAGGTGAAGTTTTCGGACTTGGACACTTCGGTTATTCTGCTCCTTATAAAGTGTTAGATGAAAAATTTGGGTATACTGATAAAAATGTAGTTGAAAAAGCTTTGGCATATCTTGAAACTTTTAAATAA
- a CDS encoding OmpA family protein, which produces MSKQAFLLLLLLLLNTFKLFAQIDISGEWKGLVRQHIMGSFTDSPYQLEITQNGNQISGIAYIEASEYLTIYAKMSFTGKIVDDSVFIIEEKFLEGTDLSDAVGWCIKHLNLKYQLAKTGYQLKGDWSGYGNSNGEPCRPGLVLMERETGKFTGILQDSITQELLSSKIYVYNLTKKQKFAILETYEDEGEFKFFADSADTYQLLITASGYHDKDYFLNTNEIGLSDTIKLKPVNTGDLIDAGNVQFQQSSPIILDQSLQKLNKLARFLNENTDLKIEISGHTSNEGDPEKNKALSLERAKTVANYLIQKGINKDRLSMQGYGSERPIADNNTILGKKKNRRVEFRVL; this is translated from the coding sequence ATGTCAAAACAAGCTTTTCTACTACTACTTCTACTACTTTTAAATACATTTAAACTATTTGCTCAAATCGATATAAGTGGAGAATGGAAAGGACTTGTTCGCCAGCATATAATGGGTTCTTTTACAGATTCACCTTATCAATTAGAAATAACACAAAACGGTAATCAAATTTCTGGTATAGCATACATTGAAGCCTCAGAATATCTTACCATTTATGCTAAAATGAGCTTTACAGGTAAAATAGTAGATGATAGTGTGTTTATTATTGAAGAGAAATTTTTAGAAGGAACTGATTTAAGCGATGCTGTTGGCTGGTGTATAAAGCATTTAAACCTCAAATATCAATTAGCAAAAACGGGATATCAGCTAAAGGGAGATTGGTCGGGATATGGAAACAGCAATGGTGAGCCTTGTAGACCGGGTTTGGTTTTAATGGAAAGAGAAACGGGCAAGTTTACTGGTATATTGCAAGATAGCATTACACAGGAATTACTTAGTTCAAAAATTTATGTGTATAACCTTACTAAAAAACAGAAGTTTGCCATTTTAGAAACTTACGAAGATGAAGGAGAATTTAAATTTTTTGCCGACTCTGCTGATACCTATCAACTTTTAATTACAGCGTCAGGCTATCACGACAAAGATTATTTTTTAAATACTAATGAAATTGGTTTATCTGATACTATAAAACTTAAACCAGTAAATACAGGAGACTTGATAGATGCAGGAAATGTACAATTTCAACAATCGAGTCCAATTATCTTGGATCAATCTCTACAAAAACTAAATAAACTTGCCAGATTTTTAAATGAAAATACTGATCTTAAAATAGAAATTTCGGGACATACTTCAAATGAAGGTGACCCTGAAAAAAACAAAGCACTCTCTTTAGAAAGAGCCAAAACTGTAGCTAATTACCTGATTCAAAAAGGAATAAATAAAGACAGACTTAGCATGCAGGGTTATGGCTCAGAAAGACCAATTGCAGATAATAATACGATTTTAGGAAAAAAGAAAAACAGAAGGGTGGAGTTTCGTGTATTATAA
- a CDS encoding metal-dependent hydrolase, producing MDSLTQIVLGAAVGEAVCGKKIGNKAMLWGAIAGTIPDLDVLLSPFQDLVQYLSNHRAFTHSFTFAILFSPLFAWLMTKAFPNSKANYSDWLWLYFLGFVTHALLDTFTTWGTQLFYPFNNYGFALYNIFVIDPFYTVPFLLFLLIAAFYKRDNPKRKLFNNLGLIISSLYLFVSLINQYIASKVFEDALHKQNIAYTDYINKATPLNIILWSLTTKTEDGYYFAYYSLFDDTDEVKFDFYPANHHLLDNYKDHPKVKRLLEITKGYYTVEKSDNEFIIRDLRFGQFNGWQRNSSGEFVFEYHMVDEGNNNLTFYQKDYSFKPDKEYLTAYFERITGKN from the coding sequence ATGGATTCACTAACACAGATTGTATTAGGAGCCGCTGTTGGAGAGGCTGTTTGTGGAAAAAAAATTGGAAACAAAGCCATGCTGTGGGGAGCAATTGCAGGAACTATTCCTGATCTGGATGTGCTCTTATCGCCTTTCCAAGATTTAGTTCAGTATTTAAGTAATCATAGAGCGTTTACCCATTCTTTTACATTTGCCATCCTCTTTTCGCCACTTTTTGCTTGGTTAATGACAAAGGCTTTTCCAAATTCAAAAGCAAACTATAGTGATTGGCTTTGGCTCTATTTTCTTGGATTTGTAACACATGCTCTTTTAGATACATTTACCACTTGGGGAACTCAATTATTTTACCCATTCAATAATTATGGTTTTGCTCTGTATAATATTTTTGTAATCGATCCATTTTATACAGTTCCATTTCTCTTATTCCTACTTATTGCGGCTTTTTATAAGAGGGATAATCCTAAAAGAAAGCTTTTTAATAACTTAGGTTTGATAATTAGTAGCCTCTATTTGTTTGTCTCATTGATTAATCAATACATTGCTTCTAAAGTATTTGAAGATGCACTCCACAAGCAAAATATAGCTTATACAGATTATATCAATAAAGCCACACCACTAAATATTATACTTTGGTCTCTAACAACCAAGACAGAAGATGGCTATTACTTTGCTTACTATTCCTTATTTGATGATACAGACGAAGTAAAGTTTGATTTTTACCCGGCAAACCATCATTTACTAGATAATTACAAAGACCATCCAAAAGTGAAAAGGTTATTAGAAATAACTAAGGGCTACTATACGGTTGAGAAATCTGATAATGAATTTATTATTAGAGATTTAAGGTTTGGCCAGTTTAATGGTTGGCAGAGAAATTCTTCTGGTGAGTTTGTTTTTGAATACCACATGGTTGACGAAGGAAATAATAACCTCACTTTTTATCAAAAAGATTATTCTTTTAAACCAGACAAAGAATACCTCACTGCATATTTCGAAAGAATAACTGGCAAGAATTAA